A single region of the Vicia villosa cultivar HV-30 ecotype Madison, WI linkage group LG4, Vvil1.0, whole genome shotgun sequence genome encodes:
- the LOC131594538 gene encoding protein NDH-DEPENDENT CYCLIC ELECTRON FLOW 5-like: protein MASSTSLFCSNFFISKSTRNTLLPSQFCLPFPSYTQHYHFKRFFPLPKVASVPYQPINFDYLQQEFNGHGVTFEEVGGSCMAKMELKNGSIATILLQNGLITSYKAPMWHGGKVELLHTAVSEGEFGDAIIQGGVSLNFNFQSNDDDEVSWSPTNWVLHNIKGNAEESIKVELINKGPDGKIGLKYIVTLEEDGLGSELEISNSNSMPLQMKGSILTHFTVSNPEATYAIGLERSNYYIRPPFESEFILSPSVSSEEKGLEKTWKSSVKQFFPGWGTSNQNNEAEGSQSDSEDTIGEEMDTYKQLKERISLVYTDAPRSFTLIDRGRRNSVLVGRNGFDETYLFSPGSSGVESYSKYAYICVGQAAVLQPIVLSSQNVWKGGQYLHNPNL, encoded by the exons ATGGCTTCTTCAACTTCACTTTTTTGCTCCAATTTCTTCATTTCAAAATCTACTAGAAACACACTACTACCATCACAATTTTGTTTACCTTTTCCTAGCTATACTCAACACTATCATTTCAAGAGATTTTTTCCACTTCCAAAAGTAGCTTCTGTGCCTTACCAACCAATCAACTTCGATTATTTACAACAAGAATTCAATGGGCATGGAGTCACTTTTGAAGAAGTTGGTGGAAGTTGTATGGCCAAAATGGAATTGAAAAATGGAAGCATTGCTACCATTTTGCTACAAAATGGATTGATTACTTCCTATAAAGCACCTATGTGGCATGGTGGAAAAGTTGAGCTTCTTCATACTGCTGTATCAGAAGGTGAATTTGGTGATGCCATTATTCAAGGTggagtttctttaaacttcaattttcaaagtaatgatgatgatgaagtttCATGGTCTCCGACTAATTGGGTTTTGCATAACATTAAAGGCAATGCCGAAGAATCTATTAAG GTAGAATTAATAAACAAAGGACCGGATGGTAAGATCGGATTAAAATACATTGTAACTTTAGAAGAAGATGGATTAGGCTCCGAGCTTGAAATCTCGAACTCAAACTCTATGCCTCTTCAGATGAAAGGTTCCATCTTGACTCATTTTACAGTAAGCAATCCAGAAGCAACTTATGCAATAGGATTAGAGAGATCAAATTACTATATCCGACCGCCTTTTGAATCGGAGTTCATTTTGAGTCCTTCGGTTTCGAGCGAGGAGAAAGGATTAGAAAAAACATGGAAATCTTCTGTTAAACAGTTTTTTCCTGGTTGGGGAACTAGCAATCAAAACAATGAAGCGGAAGGAAGTCAAAGTGATAGTGAAGATACGATTGGTGAAGAAATGGATACCTACAAACAGTTAAAAGAAAGAATAAGTCTTGTATACACGGATGCACCTCGAAGTTTTACACTGATCGATAGG GGTAGAAGAAACTCGGTATTAGTTGGAAGGAATGGATTCGATGAAACCTACTTGTTCAGTCCTGGCTCATCCGGCGTTGAAAGTTACAGCAAGTATGCATACATATGTGTCGGTCAAGCTGCTGTCCTCCAACCAATAGTATTAAGTTCACAAAATGTATGGAAAGGAGGACAGTATCTTCACAATCCAAATCTATAA
- the LOC131594537 gene encoding protein SINE1-like, with product MGRSLSPVLQRELENLDKDADSRKSAMRALKSYVKDLDFRTIPIFLAQVSETKETGTLSGEFTISLYEVLARVHGVKIVPMIESIMQSIIQTLASSAGSFPLQQACSKVVPAVARYGIDPTMPEDKKKSIIRSICKPLSDSLTSSQESLSCGAALCLKALVDSDNWRYASNEMVNNVCQNVAAALDGKSTQSNSHMGLVMALAKRNSLIVEAYARLLIHSGLQILNVGGELSDGNSQKRFSAIQMVNYLMKCLDPRSIFSEVEQVIEEMEQCQFDKMAFIKGAALEALQTAKKVATDKKLRCMKSPASVTGSNSNFSRRDYMEGDSSSGDGDLTPASNSPESRTLDYFPGHGSLTESPISTFQSSHNLNYSRRSVNRKLWSLENGGVDVSLKDGLFSSNADEGNGFFDNTADHKFSNANGDLTEEFAGFVPRNPRHGISRSTNTSPLRSRTQVIEGIQIFETPKRLIRSLQDPTDDSSDCSEKPIRRYKSLSSGNIIWTPSSNSKYNQNGTAHHVKYDDSNENGSSCGDDMQYQDEQESVSSTDDILGNSDMQKPSEMVPENRKVSQTLLAVKPLQKAKRKFFCGLSFLIVAMATPLLWINSQEEAHFLVPT from the exons ATGGGAAGGAGTTTGAGTCCTGTGCTGCAAAGGGAGCTTGAAAATCTCGACAAAGACGCTGATAGTCGCAAATCCGCAATGAGAGCATTGAAGTCTTATGTGAAAGATTTGGACTTTAGGACAATTCCTATCTTTCTAGCTCAAGTGTCTGAAACTAAGGAAACCGGAACTTTGTCTGGAGAATTCACCATATCGCTATACGAGGTTCTTGCTAGGGTTCATGGTGTTAAAATTGTTCCGATGATTGAGAGTATCATGCAATCCATAATTCAGACTTTAGCTTCGAGTGCAGGATCTTTCCCTCTCCAACAAGCTTGTTCCAAGGTTGTTCCAGCTGTGGCAAGATACGGAATCGACCCTACAATGCCAGAAGATAAGAAGAAGAGTATAATTCGATCCATTTGTAAGCCGCTTTCTGATTCGCTCACGAGTTCTCAGGAGAGTTTGAGCTGCGGCGCAGCTCTTTGCTTGAAGGCACTTGTTGATTCGGATAATTGGCGGTATGCTTCTAATGAAATGGTTAATAACGTTTGCCAAAATGTTGCGGCGGCGTTAGATGGAAAGTCTACACAGAGTAATTCGCATATGGGTTTGGTTATGGCGTTAGCGAAGCGCAACTCTCTGATTGTTGAAGCATATGCTCGATTGCTCATACATTCCGGGCTTCAAATATTAAATGTCGGTGGAGAGCTTTCTGATGGGAATTCTCAGAAGAGGTTCTCAGCAATTCAAATGGTTAACTACTTGATGAAGTGTTTGGATCCGAGGAGTATTTTCTCGGAAGTCGAACAAGTGATCGAGGAGATGGAACAGTGCCAGTTCGACAAAATGGCATTCATCAAAGGTGCTGCACTTGAAGCCTTGCAAACAGCCAAGAAAGTCGCAACCGACAAAAAACTGAGATGTATGAAAAGTCCTGCATCCGTGACgggttcaaattcaaattttagtAGGAGAGACTATATGGAAGGGGATAGTTCTTCGGGTGACGGGGACCTTACTCCGGCATCTAATTCACCTGAGTCACGTACACTTGACTATTTCCCTGGACACGGATCCCTTACCGAATCGCCCATTTCGACTTTTCAGTCTTCTCATAATCTGAACTATTCGCGAAGGAGTGTCAACAGGAAGCTTTGGAGCCTTGAAAATGGAGGAGTGGATGTGTCTCTCAAGGATGGTTTGTTCTCATCAAATGCAGACGAGGGAAATGGCTTCTTCGATAACACTGCGGATCACAAGTTTTCCAATGCAAATGGAGATTTAACCGAAGAATTTGCTGGTTTTGTCCCTAGAAATCCTAGGCACGGAATATCCAGAAGTACCAACACAAGTCCCCTC AGATCGCGCACACAAGTCATTGAAGGCATTCAAATTTTCGAAACTCCAAAAAGGCTCATTCGTTCACTTCAAGACCCAACAGATGATAGTTCCGACTGTTCTGAAAAACCGATTAGACGGTACAAGAGTCTATCCTCAGGAAACATTATCTGGACTCCATCATCTAACTCCAAGTATAACCAGAACGGTACTGCTCATCACGTCAAATATGATGATAGCAACGAGAACGGAAGCTCATGTGGCGATGACATGCAGTATCAAGACGAACAAGAATCAGTCTCATCAACCGATGACATTCTTGGTAATTCTGATATGCAGAAGCCTTCCGAAATGGTTCCTGAGAATAGAAAAGTCTCACAAACTCTTCTCGCGGTAAAGCCACTTCAAAAGGCGAAGCGCAAATTCTTCTGTGGACTCTCTTTCCTCATTGTTGCGATGGCTACACCTTTACTCTGGATCAACAGTCAAGAAGAAGCACATTTCCTTGTCCCTACATAA